The bacterium nucleotide sequence CTACCGCTTTATGAGGGTGGTCTGGTGGGAGGGCTAGCCTGGATGCCGGGGCGCGGCGCCACGGTTTCGGCCGACATGATGATGATGTGCAGTCCGGACTGGTTCCATGATTTGATCTGGCCGGAGGAGCGCAAGTTGTTGAATGAATTTGACAGTGTGATTTATCATTTACATTCCGGCGGCTCGGGGCCCGCCCTGGCCGAGTGGATTGCCCCCCATCCGCGTGTGAAAGCAGTGGAAATCAGCCATGATCCGACGGGGCCGGACCTTGAAAGTCTGGAGCCCGTACTGGCTGGCATTCAGGAGCACACGCGGCTTCTGGTCACTTGCTGGAGTCGCCGGTTTACGGATGCCGAACTGGCCTGGATGGCGCGTCATTTGGACCGCCGCCACTTATCCCTTTTCCAATATGCTGATACTCCGGAAGAAGGCCAGTCGTTTCTGGACCGGGTCCATACCAAGTTCGCGTAAAGGTCGCTACCGGCTAAGCCCTTTTAATCCCGGGAAAGTTTCAGCGTTTCGCCGGGGCGGGTGTTGCGGGACACGCGTGGTCCTTTGCCGGCTTTTCCGTTCAGCTTCCAGGCTTTATGGAAGCCGTGAACCAGTTCGATCGGGCCGCCGGCAAGGCTGGTGACCCGGATTTCGCAAAGTTCGCCTTCACGCACCGTACCCCCGAGGAGAAAGGCCCCCTCGGTCCGGATCCCGTCAAAGGTCAGGGAGTGCCAGTGTTTGGGGAGCCCGGGCAGAACATAGATCCCATCCTGCCGGCATTGGACCAGTAATTCGAGGATGGCGGTGACCGCACCCATGCCGGCATCCATCTGCATAATTTCGCGGAATTCCGGGCCCCGGTGGAAATCCGGTGTGGCCAGGGCGTTCTGATTCCAGGAGGAGCACCCGCCGAAATCAGCATCATGCAGGGTGCCATGGCCGATATTGGTGAAATTGGATTTCCACCACTGCAGCCAGGTGGTGGCGGCGTCGGCCAGGCCGCACCGGGCGCAGAGGATGGCCGCCCACGGAATGCACCAGCCGGTCCATTGGCCCGCTCCCCGGTTTGTCCAATGGGTCAGTGAATTGGCAACGATCTCCCGGTGCTCATCGGCAAGGGGTTCAATGGTGCAGAAGGGATAGATGGACGCCAGATGACTGTGATGACGATGGCTGCCCGCCAGGTCCTGTTCCTGCCAGAGGGCGATGCGGCCCCGGTAAGCGCCGGGCTGCCCGCCAGGTCCTGTTCCTGCCAGAGGGCGATGCGGCCCCGGTAAGCGCCGGGTTGCACGCCTGTCAGCGTATAGAGCGGGAGCCGCGTGCGGACTTCTGCCCAGCGGGCATCCTCCGGGAGGGCGAGGAGCTTGGCCGCCTGTTGCAGGAGACGGGCGGTTTCATGGAGTGCCGCCAACTGGAAGCTGGCATCCCGGCCCCAGGCATTCATCTGGGACCCGTTGTATTCCGGACTGACACTGACTGGCAGGGAGAGTCGTTTCGTCCCGTTCTCCTCGATCTCCTCCAACATGGCCCAATAGCCGTTGAAGGCACCATTCAGCAGCGGCCAGGCGATGTCGCCCAGGATACGCGGGTCCATGCTGTAGCGGTAGTGCAACCACGCGAGTTGTGCCATCCAGGCCGTGCAGGCATGATCGATGGTGCCGGCCCAGAAGGTGCCGACCACCTGACAGCGGTCATCCACGGCGTGGGGGAGCATGATGGCGCCCGGCGCGCCGAAAAAGGCTTCCCCATTGGCCTTGAGCTGGGGTAGCCATGACTGGATCAGCTGCCACATCGGCGTCAGGTGGCTGAGCCGGTTGGTGCCCAGACAGGGCCAGTAGATCATCTGGGCGTTGATGTTGAAGTGGTAATCGTTGCTCCAGGGCGGGAGCTGGTATTCCTCCATCCAGGGGCCCTGCAGGGTGGCGGCCACGCCCCCCGGGTTGGTGAGGCCGGCCTGCTTGTAGACTCCATAGTTATACGTATGCTGGAGTCCGGCATCAGGGAGCCGCAGGCGGGGCACGTCCCGCCAATACTGCTTCCACCAGGCATCGGTTTGTCTGATGAAGGCAGGGGTAATGCCTTCATCCACGCGCTGCCGGGCGTGTTGGGGCGCGTCAGGCCCGAGGGCGGTCGCCAGCACCAGCCGGCGGCCCTGCCGCCGCCAGGCGATGGCCATGGGGTCATCCTCGGGTAGGGTCTGGCAGAAGCCGCCTTCATGTTTGCCAAACCATTGATCAGGCGGGCGACAGCCGACGGCTTCCAATTCCATGCTGACATGAGCCCAGGAGGGGATCAGCTTGAGAGTGGCGAGCCGGGCGGAGGTGGCGTCGAAATCAACCCAGGCCACCTCTTCGTTCATCACCTGTCGGAGGGTGATCCGGGCTGTTTTTTCCCCGGGACCGGCGAAGCGGATCGTCAGGAGGGCGCGGGTGATGTCGAGCCGGCCTTCCACGGGGCGCCACCCCTTGCCCAGCGAGACTTCCAGCCGGCCGCCGCCGACTTGTTGAGGACGATTAGGGGAAAGCGGGGCCGGCTTGGCTCCGGCAAACAGGGTTCGGATGCCAGCTTCATCGTCCGCCTCGAGCAGGCGCCGGACGGCGGAGAAGGTGGCACGGGTTTCAAAGCGATTCCCGCCCCGGTGATCCCAAAAGCCCGCCCGGGCGATGGTGATGTTCAGCGTGGTCTCGCCCCAGACCATCAGGCCTTGGGTCCCGTTTCCAATGAGAATTCCGGTATGGGTGCGGGGAAGGGGGAAATTCCAGAGCAGAAGGGAGTCGACAGATTTAGGCGGCATAAAATGAACTCCTTATAATTCGTTAAAAAGCCGTTAAACTACGAAATACGCGAAAGGCGCGAAAGGGAATTCTTGGGGCTTAATCGTAATCGTAATCCTCATCGGGGAAAGTAGATTAAGATAAAGATTACGATTATGATTAAGATTTCCATGGGATGCTAATGATTATGATATATTTTTGGCTGTGGTGGATATAAAACATCCCCATTCAAAAGGAGAAATACGATGCTTAAAGGTTTGTCACCGTTGTTGAGTCCTGACCTTCTGGCTGTGCTTTGCCGGATGGGGCATGGCGATGAATTGGTTCTGGCGGATGCCCATTTTCCGGGCGACACGTTTGGCCAGCGTGTGATCCGGGCGGATGGCCTGAAAATCGCCGATCTGCTGGACGCCATCCTGCCGGTGTTTGAACTGGACTGTTATGTCGATTCGCCCCTGATGATGATGGCGGCCGTGCCGGGTGATAAACTCGATCCCAAGGTGGAGAAAATGTACCGCAAGGCCGTCGATCGACATGCCCCCCGGACACCCGCCATCACCCGCATCGATCGGTTCGCCTTTTATGACCGTGCCAAGGTGGCCTTTGCGGTGGTGATGACCGGCGAAACAGCCAAGTATGGCAATATCATCATGAAAAAGGGTGTGACCCCGGTCTGATGCCTTCGCTGGGCGCTGATTTCATCACCTGATGAAATATTTCCTTTACCCTGAAGGAGGGAATCCGCATATTACCCGCTAAATATGGCTTCCCTGCTGAAGTGTCAGGGGTACCTGGAGAAATTGAGTATGGCTCCTTCTATCACAGATGTTGCAAGACTAGCGAAAGTATCGGTGGGCACCGTATCGCGTGTCATGAATGGCGAGACCAGTGTGAATGCCGATTTGCGGCGGCGGGTATTGCTTGAGTCCCGGCGGATCGGGTTTGTTCCAAAAATCGCGCATACGCGTTTGGCGTTGATGAGTTCCTGGTCCAACTCCGTGATGCCCGTCGGCTACACAAGCATCATGACCAGCCTGATCACGCGGTTTGTGATGCAACGGAAGCTCGGGGTTGAGATTGTGGACATGGACAATCTGGATACCCTGTATGATTCCGGGATCAAGGCGGCCATTGGCATCGTATTCGATGACCGCATTGCGGCGCTCCATGAAATTCCCAATCTTCCTGTCCTGACCATTAATCACCCGATGGTGAACATGGGGATTCATAGCCTTTACACCGACCACTTTGAACAGGGGATGAGTGCGACAAAACACCTCCTTGAAAAGGGGCATCGGCGCATTGCGTTTATGGCGGATCTGTCGACGGAGTGGGGGGGCTGTGAGCGACGGCGTGGCTATGAGCAGGCGATGAAGGAGGCGGGACTCACGGTGGACCCATCCTGGGTGCGCTTCAGTGAGGAGGCGCCGATCTATGACATTTTACGGCGCTGGGTCCGTGATGAGGCGACGGCCATCTTGAATTTTGGAGAGCGGGTTGGGCCCGAAGCGATCCACGTGCTTCAAAGTGTCTTCAATTTGCAGATTGGCCGGGACATCTCCACTATTACCTTGGAAGAGTTGCCTTTCTATCAGTATCTGTCTCCGCCCCAGACGGTGATCCGGCAGCCGCTGGAAGAGCTGGCTCGACTGGCTGTGGATAGCGCCATGGAACTAGCGGGCGCCTGCGGGCAGGGTAAAGCCTCCAGGAAAGTCCTCGATATCCGGCTACATGGCGAACTGGTGGAACGGGATTCCGTGGCCGACCTGCGCGGGGGCAAACCCCAGAAGCGGACGACCGCCTGAGAGACGGGGCTTGATGAAAGAGTATCACTCCTGGTGAAATATTTTCTAGACCTTGATGAGGGGGCCATGATACCAATTCATCATTGGTCTTAAAGGCCGCAACAGGAGACGATGGCATGAATCACCCGTACGGACATTTTCACCCTGATGGACTCGCATTTGTGGTCACCGATCCGGCGACACCGCGGGCCTTCGATAATTTTATCTGGAACGATTCCGTCATGTCCTGTGTCCAGCAGACCGGCGTGGGCTATTGCGATGTGCAGATCGGCGAGACGGAGGGCGTCAAGCTCTACACCGGTGAGGGGCGTATCTGTGACATTGAAGTGTTCGGCCGCGAGACGCTGCTGAGCCGGTTGATCTACGTGCGGGACAATGACACCGGCGAATTCTGGAATGTCGGTTGGGAGCCGGTGCGCCGGCCCTACGAGGCCTATGCCTGTGAGCACGGACTTGGCTATACCCACCTCAGTTCCCGCACCAAGGGCATTGAGTCCTCACTCCTGCTGTTTGTCCCGCCGGGCAAGGAGGCCGTGGAGCTGTGGCGCCTGAAACTGGCCAATCCGAGCGGGCGCCGCCGGTCCTTGACGGTGTTCGTCTACAATCAGTATGGACTCCAGTACAAGAGCGGGTTTAACAGCTATGGCGACATGCTGTACCGCGGGGCCTGGTTTGAGGCCGAACACAATGCAATGATCGTCCAGAAGCATCCGCAGATTGCGCCCCATGCCTTCCTCACCGCCTTCCTGACTGCCGACCGGAAGGCCGATGGCTTTGATGGCAGTCGTGACAACTTTGTCGGAATCTACAACACGCTGTCTGAGCCGCAGGCGGTCATCGCCGGGAAATGTTCCAACCGGCCCGGCTCGTCCGAGGCCACCGTCGGCGTCCTGCAATTCAATCTGGAGCTGGCATCCGATCAGGAAGAGACCATTCACCTGATCAGCGGGCTGACCGATGCGCCCGCGCATCTGGCGGAGATCCGTCCGCGCCTGTTCGCGTCGTTCGATGCCCAGTTCGAGGCCCTCAAGGCCGAAAAGGCCCGGATGGTGGCCCACAATGCGATCAAGACCCCGGATGCCCACTTGAACCGGATGGCCAATGGGTGGCTTAAGCAGCAGACGCTTTTCGGCGCCACCTGGGGCCGCTGGGGCTGGATGGGGTACCGGGATGTGGTGCAGCATGCCTGGGGCGTGGCCTCCTTTGATGCCCCCCGCACCCGGCGCGTGTTGTTGTCCGCGCTGGCCCGGCAGTATGGCAACGGCCTGGCGTTGCGCGGCTGGAATCCGTTGGACACCAAGGTGTACAGCGACAGCGCCTTGTGGCTGGTGGCCACCGTGTGCGACTACTTGAAGGAGACCGGTGACTTTGACCTGCTTGAGGTGATGGTGCCGTATTTTGACAAGGGTGAGGATACGGTGCTGGGCCACATTGACCGGGCGCTGGAATTCCTGGAAATCAACAAAGGCATCCATCAGCTTTGCCTGATCAAATTTGGTGACTGGAATGATTCGCTCACCGCCATCGGTAAGGCGGGTCGGGGCGAAAGCGTGTGGTTGTCGATGGCGTATGTGCGCGCGCTGGATCTGATGGTGGAATTGGGGCGCCGCCTGGGCCGCAAGGTCGAAAGCGACGCGTATCAGGCGCGGGCCGACGCGATGCGTCAGGCCATACGCACCCACGCCTGGGATGGTAAATGGTTCCTGCGTTGCTTTGACGACGATGGCCGGCCGGTGGGCGCAAGTGAGTGCGAGCAGGGCCGCATCTATGTCAATGCCCAGAGTTGGGCCATGCTGGCGGGAGTGGCGGATCCCGCCCAGATGGAAACGATGCTCAAGTCCTGTGATGAACTGCTGTTGACCGATCTGGGCTATCGCCTGGTGGTGCCGCCGTATCTGAAGCGCGACGATCATATCGGCCGCATCAGTTACCTTGAGCCCGGCATCTGCGAGAATGGCACCATCTATTCCCATGGCAATGCGTTCATGATCTATGCGCTGTTGCAGAAGCACGAAGGCGACCGGGCGTACGCGCTGTTCCAGCGTGCCGCACCGGGCTATTTGCCAACTCCTGAAAATCCGAAAAACGGGGCGCCGCCCTACATCTTTTCCAACTGTTACTACGGGCCGGAGCACCGCAATCGCCCGTTCCAGATGGAGTTTACCTGGGTCACGGGCTCCGTCTCATGGTACGGGAACGCCATTCTGGACTACCTGGTCGGGGTCAGGCGCGAATATGACGGACTGACCATTGATCCTGTGTTGCCTTCCGAGTGGCAGGACACGAGTGTCGTCCGCTCCTTCCGGGGCCGTACCTTTAACGTTCACATCCGCCGGACGGGCCAGCCGTCGCTGATGCTGAATGGACGTGCCGTAAAGGGTAATTTCCTTGCGCTGGCCGACTGCGGCGAGAGCAATGAAGTCCTGGTCACTGTGAAATAAAAAGGGGATTGCCGCGTGGAAATTGAAACGAAGAAAGAGGATCCCCGCCTGCGGGTCGGCTCGCTGCGATACACGATGGCCGGGCTGATGTGGGTGTTCGTCTGGCTGCTGTGGGGCGATTTCTGTTTCACGGTGATGGAGTATGTCAACAACAGCATCGTGCCCCTGCGACTCAGGGAGTTGCAGGCGCCTGACTGGGTGTTGCCGATTATCCTGACCACGGTTCCCAGCATCATCAATTTCACCCTGAATCCGGTGATTTCCACGATCAGTGACCGGCATCGGGGCCCGCTGGGGCGGCGGATTCCCTTTTTGTTGTACTCGGCGCCCTTCCTTTCCGCCACGCTGGTCATGATGGCGTTCTCCCCTGAAATTTCGGTCTGGCTCCACGCCAAAGTCGGGCCGATGGGCGGGTGGGGGATTGTGGGGATGTCGATCTTTACCGTGGGCCTCCTGATGGCGAGCTTCAAGGTGTTTGACATGTTCGTCAACACCACCTTCTGGTACCTGTTCAACGATGTGGTGCCCCAGGCCTTTATGGCCCGCTTCATGGGAATGTTCCGGGTCGTCGCCAGCCTGGCGGCCATGTTGTACAACTACTTCTTCTATGAACATGCCCTGACGCATATGCGCTGGATCTATCTGGGTGCGGCCACCATCTATCTCGTGGGCTTCACGATGATGTGCCTGTTCGTCAAGGAGGGAACGTATCCCCCGCCTCCCGTACGGCCACCCCATGCCCGTGGCCCCTTTTTCCGGATGATGGGGGAGATGAAGATATATATCCGTGAATGTCTTTCCCACCGTATTTACGTCTACTATTTTGCAATGGGCATGTTCATGACCGTGGCGAATGCCATTGGCGTCTTCACGCTTTATCTGAATTTGTCGCTGGGCATCACCCTCAAGCAATTGGCGGTTTTAAATACCGGTATCCAGTTCGTCCAACTGGTGGTGAGTTATCCATCGGGCGCCCTGGCCGACCGGTTCCATCCCATCCGGGTATGGATGTGGATGATGGTCTGTCTGTTGTTTATCGTGCCGCTTAATTTTGTATGGTTGTTTGGCCAATATACACCGACGCAGGCCTTCCACATCATGATCGCACTGACCGCGATCGATCTCCCCGTCACCATGCTTCTCGGCGCAGTGGGAATGCCCCTGATGATGCGCATGTTGCCCCGGGAGAAATTCGGGCAATTCTGTTCATTCAATGCCCTGAGCGGGGCCGTCATGAATATCGTGGCCTCGTTGTCGGTCGCCTGGTTCATGACGGGCATGCGAACCCTTTTGCCGGATGCGGTCTATGGTAAGGATTTCTGCTATCGCATGATCCCTGCCTGGCGCCTACCGTTTTTGGGCATGGCTATGATTTTCCTCTGGTTGCTTTACCGGGAATGGAAGCGGCAGGGCGGGGTGACGCACTATTCGCCCCCGGGTTACCCGCCCAATGATGT carries:
- a CDS encoding LacI family DNA-binding transcriptional regulator, with translation MAPSITDVARLAKVSVGTVSRVMNGETSVNADLRRRVLLESRRIGFVPKIAHTRLALMSSWSNSVMPVGYTSIMTSLITRFVMQRKLGVEIVDMDNLDTLYDSGIKAAIGIVFDDRIAALHEIPNLPVLTINHPMVNMGIHSLYTDHFEQGMSATKHLLEKGHRRIAFMADLSTEWGGCERRRGYEQAMKEAGLTVDPSWVRFSEEAPIYDILRRWVRDEATAILNFGERVGPEAIHVLQSVFNLQIGRDISTITLEELPFYQYLSPPQTVIRQPLEELARLAVDSAMELAGACGQGKASRKVLDIRLHGELVERDSVADLRGGKPQKRTTA
- the fucU gene encoding L-fucose mutarotase codes for the protein MLKGLSPLLSPDLLAVLCRMGHGDELVLADAHFPGDTFGQRVIRADGLKIADLLDAILPVFELDCYVDSPLMMMAAVPGDKLDPKVEKMYRKAVDRHAPRTPAITRIDRFAFYDRAKVAFAVVMTGETAKYGNIIMKKGVTPV
- a CDS encoding MFS transporter — its product is MEIETKKEDPRLRVGSLRYTMAGLMWVFVWLLWGDFCFTVMEYVNNSIVPLRLRELQAPDWVLPIILTTVPSIINFTLNPVISTISDRHRGPLGRRIPFLLYSAPFLSATLVMMAFSPEISVWLHAKVGPMGGWGIVGMSIFTVGLLMASFKVFDMFVNTTFWYLFNDVVPQAFMARFMGMFRVVASLAAMLYNYFFYEHALTHMRWIYLGAATIYLVGFTMMCLFVKEGTYPPPPVRPPHARGPFFRMMGEMKIYIRECLSHRIYVYYFAMGMFMTVANAIGVFTLYLNLSLGITLKQLAVLNTGIQFVQLVVSYPSGALADRFHPIRVWMWMMVCLLFIVPLNFVWLFGQYTPTQAFHIMIALTAIDLPVTMLLGAVGMPLMMRMLPREKFGQFCSFNALSGAVMNIVASLSVAWFMTGMRTLLPDAVYGKDFCYRMIPAWRLPFLGMAMIFLWLLYREWKRQGGVTHYSPPGYPPNDVSEPATASPSH
- a CDS encoding glycoside hydrolase family 95-like protein, whose product is MQMDAGMGAVTAILELLVQCRQDGIYVLPGLPKHWHSLTFDGIRTEGAFLLGGTVREGELCEIRVTSLAGGPIELVHGFHKAWKLNGKAGKGPRVSRNTRPGETLKLSRD